One stretch of Dehalococcoidales bacterium DNA includes these proteins:
- a CDS encoding ASKHA domain-containing protein, producing the protein AYNLNLIVPSLSDQQADADRLLEALRQQHKVHCRRVDIDVLRGLSPQLRSRDWQCQVSVRDDEVVAVGECAARQLGLAVDLGTTKIAGYLVDLDTGNTLAARGMMNPQIECGEDVVTRISYITGSPDGGPRLQALAVEALNQLTGELTAEVGESPEAIVEAVVVGNTALHHFLLGLPVTQLAAAPFIPAVGHALDIKARDIGLRIAPGAYVHLLPNIAGFIGADHVAMLLATGVWQEEGPIVALDIGTNTEVSLVYNGRITAVSCASGPAFEGGHIRDGMRAAAGAIERLRIVADSSPGGLVQCQTVDDAPPVGICGSGILDALAQLYLNGIVTREGRMASDHPLVRGDGRQREFVLVGEEKRSGRHAVGITQQDIRELQLAKAAIRTGIQALLNSSDCAEEDIRQVVIAGAFGSYIDVGSAMDIGMLPSLPRERFRQVGNAAGAGARLALVSTRRRDEARTVASQVEYIELASSPNFMQTFTEATYLGRYRLRHGSRQETV; encoded by the coding sequence GTGCCTATAACCTGAATCTGATAGTCCCTTCCCTCTCCGACCAGCAGGCTGATGCTGACCGTCTGCTGGAAGCACTCCGCCAGCAGCATAAGGTGCACTGCCGCCGGGTCGATATTGACGTCCTGCGCGGGCTCTCCCCACAGCTACGCTCACGGGACTGGCAGTGTCAGGTCTCAGTTCGTGATGATGAAGTGGTGGCTGTCGGTGAGTGTGCTGCACGGCAGCTTGGACTGGCGGTTGACCTGGGCACGACGAAAATAGCCGGGTATTTGGTCGACCTGGATACCGGAAACACACTGGCCGCCCGTGGCATGATGAACCCCCAGATTGAGTGTGGGGAGGATGTTGTCACACGAATCAGCTACATCACCGGTTCACCTGACGGTGGACCACGACTGCAGGCGCTGGCCGTTGAAGCACTCAACCAGCTTACCGGAGAGCTTACTGCCGAAGTTGGTGAGTCACCAGAGGCCATCGTGGAAGCGGTTGTTGTTGGTAATACTGCTTTGCATCACTTCCTGCTTGGCCTGCCCGTCACTCAGCTTGCTGCCGCGCCCTTCATTCCTGCCGTCGGCCATGCCCTGGATATTAAAGCCCGCGACATAGGATTAAGAATTGCCCCCGGGGCTTACGTACATCTCCTGCCTAATATCGCCGGTTTCATCGGTGCCGACCACGTGGCCATGTTACTTGCCACCGGAGTATGGCAGGAGGAGGGACCGATAGTCGCCCTTGATATCGGCACCAACACCGAGGTCTCGCTGGTGTACAATGGCAGGATAACGGCTGTTTCCTGTGCCTCCGGTCCGGCATTTGAGGGCGGGCACATTCGGGACGGCATGCGGGCTGCCGCAGGTGCTATCGAAAGGCTGCGAATCGTTGCTGACAGCAGTCCCGGGGGTCTGGTGCAGTGCCAGACGGTAGATGACGCTCCGCCGGTGGGCATCTGTGGCTCGGGAATACTCGATGCCCTGGCCCAACTCTACCTCAACGGGATTGTTACCAGGGAAGGAAGAATGGCATCCGACCATCCCCTGGTACGCGGCGACGGCCGGCAGCGTGAGTTCGTGCTTGTTGGTGAGGAGAAACGTAGCGGCCGTCACGCCGTCGGTATAACGCAGCAGGATATTCGTGAACTGCAACTCGCCAAGGCAGCGATTCGCACCGGCATACAGGCACTCCTGAATAGCAGCGATTGTGCCGAGGAAGATATCAGGCAGGTGGTTATTGCCGGGGCCTTTGGCAGCTATATCGATGTTGGTAGCGCGATGGATATCGGGATGCTGCCGTCGCTCCCGCGGGAACGCTTCCGCCAGGTGGGTAATGCCGCCGGTGCCGGCGCCCGCCTTGCCCTGGTCTCGACACGAAGGCGGGATGAGGCTCGTACTGTGGCTTCACAGGTGGAGTACATTGAGCTGGCCAGTTCGCCGAATTTCATGCAGACATTCACCGAGGCTACCTACCTGGGCCGCTATCGTTTAAGACATGGTTCGAGACAGGAGACTGTCTGA